In the genome of Sporocytophaga myxococcoides DSM 11118, the window AATGCCATTTGCCCTCGTGCCTGTCAGACCAGTAGCAGCCCATGTAAGACCGCCATCTATAGATTTATAAACACCCAACCCTGGAAGCCACCACTCTCCTGTTCCACCAATATTTACATAGACTATATTGGCATCTTGATTATCGACAAGCACAGTTCCACAAAATAGTTGAGGTAAACCATCACCTACCGGAGTATAGGATATGCCACCATTCGTAGTTTTCCATATACCACCACCAACAGTCGTGAGGTAGTATATACTTGGATTACCGGGAAACACAGCTACAGACCTTGCCTGTCCTAAGCCCCAGTAGCCTCCGCTATTAGTTTTCATACCAATGCTTGTCCACTGGGCGGTCGCATTCTTTGAACGCTTATGAATTTGCATCTGTTTGTATACTTCAAATGCTTTTAAAGGATCAGGAAAACTGCCATCCGGATTAACTCTATCTCTCCAAAACCATTCCCATCTTTTATATCTATGGTATTCGTTGTCTTCTTCCCTTCCTCCCACTACATTTTCGGAAGCAAATGAATCTCTGGAAAATTCATCATCTATTTCTCTGAGCTTCTTGCGTCTGAAATATCGATTAGCTCTTTTTTGTATTTTATGGAAATTAGGTTTTCGCATTTCCATATATTCAGGCATTTCTTCATTTTCCTCTTCTTTATGTTGAGAAAAACAATAATTGGAAGACAACACAACAAGGAAAAAGATAAGCAGAAGTTTTTGTAGAGTTGATTTCATATTATCTATCATGTTTAATACTACCAAATTGAATAGTGGAAAGTAAACAATTTATAATTATACAAAGATATATTAGGATATTTTACTGAGATCTAAAATTTAGATCAAAGGGGCTAAAATCGAATCAAGTTACCCACAACTTTCATTAGCTGTTTATTAAAACAAGAAGCTATAATCTAAAAAATGATTTAAAGTTAAATTGAAGGTCCTTTGTCGTAAGGGAAGTGATATTACAAAATCAAGCAGAGGACTTCCTCTAAGAAAAATTAGGATTAAAAAATAAGGCTAGTATTAAGGCCTAATATGATATGAAAATTTTAATGATATCGAACATTTAAAAATAAAAAACCGGAGGGCTTCTCCGGTTCTTGTTAATTTCTTTTATTTAACTCGTCTCGAATGCGAGCTGCTTTTTCGTAATCTTCTTTCATTAAAGCCTCGTCAAGCATAACCTTTAGTTGATCAGATGAGGTATCTTTGATTTGATCAGAAAGGTTTTTCGGTTCTGCTTTTTTGGTTTCTTCCTTCTTTTCTTTTTCAGGTTTTACACCAGCTTCTTCTTCGCTAAGATCGCTTAGCACGATACCAGCTTCCGAAAGAATATTTTCATAAGTATAGATAGGAACTTCGAATCGTAAGCCTATGGCAATAGCATCAGAAGGTCTGGCATCTATCTCAATTGATTTAATACCATCCGTACAAACTATTTTAGCAAAGAAAACCCCTTCTTTTAAATCTGAGATTACAATTTCATCAACTGTGAAATTGAATCCGAGCGCAAACGATTTAAAGAGATCATGCGTCATTGGTCTGTTGGGCACAATTTTTTCGATTTCTATGGCGATCGCTTGTGCTTCAAACATACCGATTATAATAGGTAACCGTCTGTTACCACTTTCTTCACCTAATACTAATGCAAAAGAGCCAGATTGAGACTGGCTCGAAGAGAGACCTAATATTTCTAACTTGATCTTATCCACTTTTTTTTATTTTAATGCCTTGGCAGCTTCAATTAATTTAGGCACTACCTCGAAAACATCGCCAACAATACCATAATCTGCTGCTTTAAAAAACGGCGCTTCAGGATCTTTGTTAACCACGACGATCACTTTTGAGGAATTCACACCTGCAAGATGCTGAATTGCTCCCGAGATTCCTAATGCAATATACAAATTTGGACTTACCTTTACACCTGTTTGACCAACATGTTCATGGTGAGGTCTCCAATCAAGATCAGATACTGGTTTAGAACAGCCTGTTGCCGCTCCCAAAGCTTTTGCAAGGTCTATTACCAGATTCCAGTTTTCAGGACCTTTCAAGCCTCTGCCACCGGATACAACTATATCAGCTTCAGTTAATAAAACATCACCGGTTGCCTTTTGAGTTTCCTTAATCTGTACTTTATAATCGCTATCAGATAATTGAGGATCAAAAGCCTCAACTGTAGCAGAGCCATTGCCCTCTACTGCTGAAAATGCGTTTTTCGATATGGTTATTACTTTCTTAGGTGATGTTAAATCATAGAAAGCAAATGCTTTACCTGTATAAATAGATTTTTTAACTTTAAATCCGGAAGAAAGGTCAGGAAGATCAACTACATTAGTTACAATCCCTGCTCCAAGCTTGAGCGCTAACCTCGAAGCAATAGCATCTACTACAGAAGATCTTGAAAGGATGATCGTATCAGCATTTTCCTTTTTTGCTGCTTCAGCTATGACAGAAGCATAAGGCATTGGTAAGGGCTGAGAAAGCTTATCGTTTTTACAAGATAATACCTTTGATGCACCGTATTTACCCAGAGAATTTATTTGATCATCGGAATATTTTCCAATGACTAATGCAACAGCCTGAGTATTGATTTTTTTGGCAAGCGCCGAAGCGTAACCTACAGCCTCAAGAGAAGATTTTTTTATCTCTCCACCAGCACCTTCTACAAAAACTAAAACTGACATATATAAATTTAGTTAATGATTTAAAAATTAGATTAATTAATTAAAGAACTTTCGCTTCGTTTTTTAGCAAATCAAAAAGCTTTTCAGGAGTTGATGCATCAATCATTTTGCAAGCACCTTTAGGAGCGGGCAATTCATAATTCAGCAACTTTATGTTATCAGTTATATCAGCAGGTTCAACAACTTTCAATGGTTTCGTTCTTGCAGACATAATACCTCTCATATTTGGAATTTTCCATTCTGCGATAGGCTCCTGGCAACCAGCAACCAAAGGAAGAGAGGCTTCAACAATTTCTTTTCCCCCTTCAATTTCCCTGGACATTACAGCCTTTCCACCTTCTATGTCCAGCTTCATAACTGGAGATACAGAAGGAATTCCAAGCAACTCTCCTACGATACCGTGAACAAGACCACTGTTATAATCAATAGATTCTCTGCCCATCAGTATTAAATCGTAATTTTCAGATTTAGCAACTGCAGCTATCTGACTTGCAACATAGAATGCATCTTTAGGAAATGCATTAATCCTGATGGCATCGTCTGCTCCTATTGCCAAAGCTTTTCTTATAGTAGGCTCTGTATCGGCTTCACCAACATTCAATACTGTAACAGTTCCTCCGGCAGCTTCCTTCAGCTCAATAGCTCTTGAAAGCGCATATTCATCATATGGTCCAATTATAAATTGGATACCGGAAGTATTTAATTTTGTATTGTTATCTGTGAATGAGATTTTGGAGGTGGTGTCCGGAACGTTACTGATACAAACTAATATCTTCATAAAAATATGTTTAATTCCTTCTAATAAACTATAAATTTGCGATGAAGTTACATATTTCACTAATAAAAATAAAAATTAATGAATAATTCAAGACTTGAATTACTCTTGCAATATTATAAGGAAGACCCAAACGATCCATTTACCATATATGCATTAGCGACAGAGTACCTCAAAAGTGATGTTCAAAAATCAGTGGATTATTTTTCCATTCTTCTGAATAATTATGAAGATTACACAGGCACTTATTATCATGCGGCAAACCTATTCTTTAAATTAGGACAACTTGAAAAGGCTGAAGAGGTTTATAAAAAAGGTTTGGAAATTACCCTCAAAGCAAAAGATATGAAAGCTAATCAGGAATTGAGATCTGCGTACAATCAGTTTCTGGATGAAATTTCAGAAGATTAAAAAAATAGCCGGACTAAAATGACCGGCTCACCTCAATAATATTCGTGTCGGGAGAAATTTGATTCGGTGAAAATATTGTTTTTTTTTTATTCTTTCTTTTCAAACGTAATTTCTACCAAAGTCTGATCCACATAATAAGAAAATATCAATTCAGAATCAGTAAATTTTATTAATTATAACTATAAGAATAATTTTCTGTGATTATATATTAATTACTTTGTGATTCAATCTTGTTTAATGTAAATTCTATCAAGTGCTTGTCGTCGTCATAATAAGAAACTATCAATTCCGAATCAGTTAACTTTATTAATTTGTAACTATAACTCCAATTATCTTCTGTTACATTAAGAACTTTTTTATCAGAACTAAAATTCCATGCCCCTCTATAGCTAGGAAGTTCGAGAGATTCACATTTAAGGCCTATACACAGTTCCAAAAACTCCGCATTTCTATTGAATACCCAAACATTGTCTTTCATACATGCCCAGTTAACATCATCTTCTTGACCATCCACAGTTATTTTTGAAATATCCCAATAATTATGGACTTTGCCAGCAAGAAGTTCTTCATAGGTAACTTGAGGTTGAGGTACAGAATCAGACTTATCCTTTTTGCATGAGGTGAAACTTAAAGACAATACGAGTAATACAAGGAAGTTTTTCATGTTTTTTTAATATAAAGGTTTCATTAAAGTATATATAACAATTATGATTTCTTCATTTTTGAAGCATTTCTTAACATTGAAAAATCAAGTCCTCCCAGTCCATTAAAATATTTCCAATTGGGCAGACACACCTCCCTAATTTCTATAAAAAAAGTAAACCACCTTATTCAGGTGGTTATTCGTCGGGGTGGCGGGATTTGAACCCACGACCCCTTGCACCCCATACAAGTACGCTACCAGGCTGCGCTACACCCCGAATATTCTGCAAAGATAGATAAAAATATCACCGAACAAAAGAGTAACCTGCCAACAGAAATTTCAGAGATGAACTATTTTTTTTGATTGCCGGTTTAGTCTAGTATCCAACAATTAATGATTATTCATCAAAAATTAAAAGCTATGAAAAAACTGTTTGTAATGGCGGCAGCTGCAATGATTTCTCTATCTTCTGCATCTTCACTTATGGCTGCTGACAATCACATCAGCCTTGCTGGTCCTGGAAAAGAAGTTAAGAAACTGAAAAGAGAGCGTAAAAAACTAAGAAACCAGGATGAAATGTATAGCGAACAAATAAAGCTTGAAAAGAAAAAAAGTAAGCTCGCTAAACAAGAAAAGCAATTCAAGAAAAAATATAAGTAATTTTAATGCCTGTTTAATCAGGCATTTTTTATTTTTAACCAGAATTTTAAATTTTTAAAAATCGATTGTTAGTTATGACATTTACCAGAATTATAATTTCCTCGCTTTTACTTTGCTCATTTGCCTGTTCAGGTTCAAAAAAGCTAATGTATAACTCAGTGGAATTTGGCAGTGGCGGCGGATTTACTGGTATGGAAAAAACTTATGGCTTTACTGAAGATGGTGAAATCTACTCCACAGAAGGCTTTCATGAGAGTAAGTCTCAGGAAAAAATCGGGACACTGAATAAAAATGATATTAAGAGTATTAATAAAGAGCTTAAAAAAGTAAAGGTTGAATCATTAAAATATAATAAACCTGGAAATCTTTTTCATTTTGTAGAAATTGAGAAAGATGGCAAAACATACAGATATGTATGGGGAAGCGGCAGCAAGGATGCACCTTCAGAAATAAAGGAACTCTATTCTTATCTTATGCAACAGATTTCTTCTTATACAAAGAAGGAGTAGCAATGCCTTAAATTGAAATCTTATAAAGAAACGGTTTATTTTTCGGAAATGATTAAATAGTGAGGATACCACAATGTTCTAATATATTTCGAGCTTTTGATTTTAAATCCATTAGTTTCAAGAAGGCTTTTGGCTTCAGCAGCTCCTATCTCATTTCCAATTTCCTTTGAAAGAACCAGATCATGAAGTTTATTAAACAAAACCAGAACTTTTTTTGAAGCATCAATATCTTTGAAAATAAGTTTAGCTCCTGGCTTCATCATATTATAAATCCTTTTCACAAACTCCCTCTGGTTTGCCTTTGGTACATGATGAAATACATCAATCAAAAATATATAATCATACTCCCTAATCTCTTCCGGTAAGTTTATTCCATCGAATTTACTTATAAAGAATGGCACTTTATAGGGCTTTAAAAGATCAATAGCGTTTTTGACTAACCCTTCAGCAATTTCGATTCCCCCAATTTTTGAAGGACTATTATATTCAGCTACAAGGGTCAAAAACATTCCTGATCCACATCCTATATCAAAGACTTTCTTATCTTTTTCAATTAACATTAATAATTCATCGAAAGGACAGATGTATGGCCTATAGGCAATCTTCAATGTGTCAATAAAATTCGTCCGAGGAAGATTGGCTTTAAGTTTTTGTGAAAGTTCCTTGTTTGAGTACATGATTCAGAAAATGAAAAATATTAAATTTATAATATTGGCTAAGATAACCAAATTCTAAAGTAAATTAATGAAGGCTATTGTAAGTATCGTAAATTCAAATTCCTATTAATTGATGGATATCAGGAAGAGCATATTCCTTTTTATAATTGATCATCAAACTTTCGCCACCCGAGCCTTTAATGCAAAGATAATTCATAAAGTTAAAAGCAAACATTTTTCTACCTTCAGGATCTGATTCAAATAAATTGCAGTCATAAGAGGAAAATGTATTCCAATCCAGATCTGGCAATGGATTAAAAAAACGAAGTGATTTAAAAAATGACCAAAGCGCAAAAATTAAACGATGCCTTTCTTTTTCATAAGGAATCCTGCACAAACAAGCTATATCGTCCACCCTTTCCAGCTCCACTTCTTTAATATCTCCAAATTCGTAGAATTGCTCCCGAATTAAATCAAAGTCAAAATCCTTATTTTCTCTTCCATATGCGATGAAATAAATTTCATCGCCCGGCTTGAAGAGACATTTAATAATTTTAACAAACAACTCTTTATCTTTTGGAATTTGAAGGTCCAACGGGTGAATGTAATATCCACAAATGACGGGGTTTATTTCCTGATGGGATATAAATTTCATGGACCTTGTATTATTATTTAAAAAGGAACCGAATCATCGTCATTACCACCTTCCTGGCTGTTTTGTTTTCCGAAGTCATTAATTTTACTACTGAAAGTCTTCGCTCCTCCGGCATCAAAGTTATTAGGATTGTAATTATCTTCAATAGGACTGGAACCTCCGCCACCTCCGCCTCCGAATGACGATTTTTCAAGATCGGCAAATTTGGTGTATTTCCCAATAAACTTAAGAAAAACACTATCAAGACTACCGTTTCTGTGCTTGGCGATAATTACCTCTCCCATACCTTTTAATGAATTACCCATCTCATCCTCATCAATCTTATAGTATTCAGGACGATAAAGGAATACCACCATATCAGCATCCTGCTCAATAGCTCCGGATTCCCTTAAGTCTGATAGCTGAGGCTTCTTATCTCCCCCTCTGGTTTCCACGGCCCGGCTTAGCTGAGAAAGTGCAATTACAGGTACACTTATTTCTTTTGCAAGGTTTTTCAAAGCCCTAGATATCTGCGAAATTTCCTGCTCCCTGTTTCCCGGCCCGCCTTTTCCGCCCTCAGCGGTCATAAGCTGAAGGTAGTCTATGATAACCATTTGGATATCGTTCTTTGCTTTCAACCTTCGACATTTAGTACGAAGCTCTCTGATTGAAAGACCTGGAGTATCATCTATAAATATAGGGGCAGAATCCAATTTTCTGATTTTATGATGCAACTGCTGCCACTCATATTCTTCCAGATTTCCCTTTTTAATTTTTTCGCTATCTAGCTCTGCTTCAGCAGAAATCAACCTATTAACCAACTGAACAGCAGACATCTCAAGAGAAAAAATTGCAACCCCCTTCTTAAAATCAACTGCAGCATTTCTCATTGCTGATACTACGAATGCCGTTTTACCCATACCAGGACGGGCAGCCAGGATGATAAGGTCACTTTTTTGCCAACCTGATGTAATTCTGTCAAGATCTGTAAATCCACTTGGTACTCCGGTAAGTGCATTTTCCTGATTTCTTCTTGAAACAAGCTCATCTAGGGCTTCTCTCAAAATAGCCCTCATTTCAGCATAGTTTTTCCTGATATTAGCTTCAGAAACCTGATAAAGAGCCTGTTCTGTTCT includes:
- a CDS encoding electron transfer flavoprotein subunit alpha/FixB family protein; translated protein: MSVLVFVEGAGGEIKKSSLEAVGYASALAKKINTQAVALVIGKYSDDQINSLGKYGASKVLSCKNDKLSQPLPMPYASVIAEAAKKENADTIILSRSSVVDAIASRLALKLGAGIVTNVVDLPDLSSGFKVKKSIYTGKAFAFYDLTSPKKVITISKNAFSAVEGNGSATVEAFDPQLSDSDYKVQIKETQKATGDVLLTEADIVVSGGRGLKGPENWNLVIDLAKALGAATGCSKPVSDLDWRPHHEHVGQTGVKVSPNLYIALGISGAIQHLAGVNSSKVIVVVNKDPEAPFFKAADYGIVGDVFEVVPKLIEAAKALK
- a CDS encoding lipocalin family protein, giving the protein MKNFLVLLVLSLSFTSCKKDKSDSVPQPQVTYEELLAGKVHNYWDISKITVDGQEDDVNWACMKDNVWVFNRNAEFLELCIGLKCESLELPSYRGAWNFSSDKKVLNVTEDNWSYSYKLIKLTDSELIVSYYDDDKHLIEFTLNKIESQSN
- a CDS encoding tetratricopeptide repeat protein, whose translation is MNNSRLELLLQYYKEDPNDPFTIYALATEYLKSDVQKSVDYFSILLNNYEDYTGTYYHAANLFFKLGQLEKAEEVYKKGLEITLKAKDMKANQELRSAYNQFLDEISED
- a CDS encoding electron transfer flavoprotein subunit beta/FixA family protein codes for the protein MKILVCISNVPDTTSKISFTDNNTKLNTSGIQFIIGPYDEYALSRAIELKEAAGGTVTVLNVGEADTEPTIRKALAIGADDAIRINAFPKDAFYVASQIAAVAKSENYDLILMGRESIDYNSGLVHGIVGELLGIPSVSPVMKLDIEGGKAVMSREIEGGKEIVEASLPLVAGCQEPIAEWKIPNMRGIMSARTKPLKVVEPADITDNIKLLNYELPAPKGACKMIDASTPEKLFDLLKNEAKVL
- a CDS encoding bifunctional nuclease family protein; its protein translation is MDKIKLEILGLSSSQSQSGSFALVLGEESGNRRLPIIIGMFEAQAIAIEIEKIVPNRPMTHDLFKSFALGFNFTVDEIVISDLKEGVFFAKIVCTDGIKSIEIDARPSDAIAIGLRFEVPIYTYENILSEAGIVLSDLSEEEAGVKPEKEKKEETKKAEPKNLSDQIKDTSSDQLKVMLDEALMKEDYEKAARIRDELNKRN
- a CDS encoding class I SAM-dependent methyltransferase, whose amino-acid sequence is MYSNKELSQKLKANLPRTNFIDTLKIAYRPYICPFDELLMLIEKDKKVFDIGCGSGMFLTLVAEYNSPSKIGGIEIAEGLVKNAIDLLKPYKVPFFISKFDGINLPEEIREYDYIFLIDVFHHVPKANQREFVKRIYNMMKPGAKLIFKDIDASKKVLVLFNKLHDLVLSKEIGNEIGAAEAKSLLETNGFKIKSSKYIRTLWYPHYLIISEK
- the dnaB gene encoding replicative DNA helicase; this translates as MDSEKSVRKPSGKSKLTQTGLIQSLGKMPPQASELEQAVLGALMIEKEALTIVIDILKPESFYHEKHQKIYACILELFDESEPVDILTVTQKLRTKGELEFAGGAYYVTELTTRVSSAANIETHARIISEQAIKRELISIASEIQREAFEDTTDVFELLNRTEQALYQVSEANIRKNYAEMRAILREALDELVSRRNQENALTGVPSGFTDLDRITSGWQKSDLIILAARPGMGKTAFVVSAMRNAAVDFKKGVAIFSLEMSAVQLVNRLISAEAELDSEKIKKGNLEEYEWQQLHHKIRKLDSAPIFIDDTPGLSIRELRTKCRRLKAKNDIQMVIIDYLQLMTAEGGKGGPGNREQEISQISRALKNLAKEISVPVIALSQLSRAVETRGGDKKPQLSDLRESGAIEQDADMVVFLYRPEYYKIDEDEMGNSLKGMGEVIIAKHRNGSLDSVFLKFIGKYTKFADLEKSSFGGGGGGGSSPIEDNYNPNNFDAGGAKTFSSKINDFGKQNSQEGGNDDDSVPF